The Osmerus eperlanus chromosome 25, fOsmEpe2.1, whole genome shotgun sequence genome contains a region encoding:
- the clip1a gene encoding CAP-Gly domain-containing linker protein 1 isoform X4: protein MSTAKPSGLKAPSKIGRSTASAVTKTSSAAGPKAPATDKSSPGAAPAETDNDGESFQVGERVWVNGNKPGVVQFLGETQFAPGQWAGIVLDEPIGKNDGSVAGVRYFQCEALKGIFTRPSKLSRTEGEANGTETAPPSRASSPTPSMASQASHTPSSKPSASSTAAKKAATAASASPATPTSNLARVNSESVSNLSETGSVKKSERELKMGDRVLVGGTKAGVVRFLGEADFAKGDWCGVELDEPLGKNDGAVAGTRYFQCQPRYGLFAPVHKVTRIGFPSTTTAKAKPAVRKVVTTPSGLKRSPSASSISSVSSVASSVSGKPSRTGLLTETSSRYSRKISGTTALQEALKEKQQHIEQLMGERDLERAEVAKATSHVGEVQQELTLLRDDQEQMEAKMDQLRTLVEAADKDKVELLNQLEEEKRKVEDLQFRVEEACITKGDLETQTKLEHAHIKELEQSLLFEKTKAEKLQRELEDTRVATVSEKSRIMELQRDLSLRTREVADLRLRVETQQGPDGPALAPLLEEVSSLRAQLAAQEAGQQAQLRGLMEKLAAEEKAHREALTPLQAASSRLSSDNEQLRLRLGQNEKESADAAATWRSKLEAAVASHQQAMEELKESLGKGQGDQTAELVETKSALERLKVDHRLAVEESGSRREAESAARSRETGELKAQLLAMTEEKERLEDCVRSSVDRAEEQHLVEMEDVLGKLHTAELKVSELSSELEGRQRELVSLQQSLTSVQQDKSSLEKERGTLKQKLGESTDNQTKSAQTMQDLIDKLSKKEEQCTAISTELESFKSQIAGLERKLKTGDEKLDQLTKDKAKLESNISEMMTSSGDSSAQLTKMNEDLTQKERRLEDLQTQLAEAKEGAAHSEEQHKQEAARKEQELKEAKGDHQGQLSSLQEKIVHLEKSVHQGEALAKQLKASQEKALSEASALHTQELQVLQGQAEKVTQELKSSTDKTLELEKLVSDLLPYKEKAQCLTAELGSSKQEVEQLSKDLEKQRLALELKCKESEEVKSQKASLENQLLDVNASLTASEASHKELSSKKEDLVKQKDKLAKELEDLSHDNQQLKEASVSSSGELEKLRSVCREAQAESKALKQAERESQAHVEELQRTNKEKEEVGLAHQQQIEQLEEKRKQLTKEYDDTCKERNRLQDELAQTSQKLTSERDNLVLERDAARNSKKSLDSKNAELQAKIQSVSLEKEDLCAKNTLMLAQLETLNKGKEEMSSRMDAVVSEKEALRVSNAELQNQLHVSKKDLENHVRDNDELRASRESLAQILEEFKTSNEVTDSERLHLLQEKEALLANQRKVCSEKEEILKDGEELREKLRLAVEELATSKEKVEEALSSSAQEKQALSLQNAETEKALHSVRKEKMVVESTLEQQRTENQRLLHEKEEIKEKHAKEVSEKASLAAERDKLASDMRNMKDQLDGSSKANADLTQAKSNLAVTLEEVKRKREELEAERTSLKKEKSDLEAQMSNYCSEKEVLEQEKSQMQDKVQDLTQQNQRLVHEKKELGEKHTKEVSEKETLADERDKLASDVRNMKEQLNSSSKGNIELTLAKSNLAAMLEEVKQKMEVIEAEVTSLKREKSDLQAHSQKLCSEKESVEKELVQMKTKYQDLTEQSLSKDKTVDEKSADLKKAHQEERKAWTGEIDALKEQLGQKDQEKGNLTKEREQLTTKLEEIKREASTLVQEKKDLLAAQGKLEQDVSALRSSRESGDGERRRLLEEVEKLRAAQTGLEASSQALRTERALMEAQCKTAEQEASSAVKAREEASASLADLRCQLDGLHKERDDSAQKTSQLEAQLRNALSKLLEAEQATGQTAETLELLAQEKNRLQQEKSQAQTQAEEFKSAKQEMQTQVESLKEQNAKYQDELKLSKEKLISDNQRISSLCQEIENLKQAASEKSQSLDALQEEKSKLAQQLGSSREAGSGQKKLEADNSKLKNQMQGLKQSLPNNAFSENALKKELDNEKATTKQAFTKSSALISQKDKELENLKTELVTLRGESASAKTLQATVQTLEKDKVRLQERIHNLERSQSGAQDTGRSSGDAAVDQKDEEIADGQIEFLNSVIVDLKKRNEELKGKLEKMVEAALNGNNASELDNHDGSHDGSPKKKLPPRLFCDICDCFDLHDTEDCPTQMQMPDSPPHTTYHGSKGDERPYCDICEAFGHWTDSCNDDQTF from the exons ATGAGCACAGCCAAGCCAAGCGGGCTCAAAGCGCCCAGCAAGATAGGCAGGTCGACTGCATCGGCAGTCACCAAGACGTCCTCCGCCG CCGGACCCAAAGCACCAGCCACCGACAAATCCTCTCCAGGTGCCGCCCCTGCCGAGACGGACAATGATGGGGAGAGCTTCCAGGTGGGAGAGCGGGTGTGGGTGAACGGCAACAAGCCCGGCGTGGTGCAGTTCCTCGGGGAGACCCAGTTCGCCCCGGGACAGTGGGCGGGCATCGTGCTGGACGAGCCAATCGGGAAGAACGACGGCTCGGTGGCCGGCGTGCGCTACTTCCAGTGCGAGGCCCTGAAGGGGATATTCACGCGGCCCTCAAAGCTGTCGCGCACCGAGGGTGAGGCCAACGGCACGGAGACGGCGCCCCCGTCCCGCGCCTCCTCGCCGACGCCCTCCATGGCCAGCCAGGCCTCCCACACCCCTTCTTCGAAGCCGTCCGCGTCCTCGACGGCTGCCAAGAAGGCCGCGACGGCTGCGTCTGCCTCGCCGGCAACGCCGACCTCCAACCTGGCGCGGGTCAACAGCGAGTCCGTCTCCAACCTCTCGGAGACCGGCTCGGTCAagaagagcgagcgagagctGAAGATGGGAGACCGTGTTTTG GTTGGAGGCACCAAGGCTGGCGTGGTGCGTTTCCTAGGCGAGGCTGACTTTGCCAAGGGTGATTGGTGTGGTGTGGAGCTGGACGAACCCCTGGGGAAGAACGATGGGGCGGTGGCAGGAACCAG ATACTTTCAGTGTCAGCCCAGGTATGGCCTCTTCGCTCCGGTCCACAAGGTCACTCGGATCGGCTTCCCGTCCACCACGACGGCCAAAGCCAAGCCGGCAGTGCGGAAGGTGGTGACCACGCCCTCGGGCCTTAAGCGCAGCCCCAGCGCCTCCTCCATCAGCTCCGTCAGCTCTGTGGCCTCCTCCGTCAGCGGCAAGCCCAGCCGCAcaggcctg CTGACGGAGACGTCGTCCAGGTACAGCCGTAAGATCTCGGGCACCACGGCGCTGCAGGAGGCGCTGAAGGAGAAGCAGCAGCACATCGAGCAGCTGATGGGCGAGAGGGACCTGGAGCGCGCCGAGGTCGCCAAGGCAACCAGCCATGTGGGCGAGGTGCAGCAGGAGCTCACCTTGCTGAGGGACGACCAGGagcag ATGGAAGCCAAGATGGACCAGCTACGCACCTTAGTAGAAGCGGCCGATAAAGACAAGGTGGAGTTGCTGaatcagctggaggaggagaagag GAAGGTGGAAGACCTTCAGTTCCGTGTGGAGGAAGCTTGCATTACCAAAGGAGACCTGGAG ACGCAGACCAAACTGGAGCATGCCCACATAAAGGAGCTCGAACAGAGCCTGCTCTTTGAAAAGACCAAAGCTGAGAAACTGCAGAGGGAGTTAGAAGACACTAGG GTGGCCACGGTGTCTGAGAAGTCCCGCATCATGGAGCTGCAGAGGGACCTGTCCCTGCGGACCAGGGAGGTGGCAGACCTGCGTCTGCGTGTGGAGACCCAGCAGGGCCCCGACGGCCCCGCGCTCGCCCCCCTCCTGGAGGAGGTCAGCTCCCTGAGGGCCCAGCTGGCCGCTCAGGAGGCCGGGCAGCAGGCCCAGCTCAGGGGGCTGATGGAGAAGCTGGCGGCCGAGGAGAAGGCCCACCGGGAGGCCCTGACCCCGCTGCAGGCCGCGTCGAGCCGGCTCTCCAGCGACAACGAGCAGCTGCGTCTGCGCCTGGGTCAGAACGAGAAGGAGAGCGCGGACGCCGCGGCGACGTGGCGCTCCAAGCTGGAGGCGGCCGTCGCTTCCCATCAGCAGGCCATGGAGGAGCTCAAGGAGTCGCTCGGCAAGGGGCAAGGCGACCAGACGGCAGAGCTGGTGGAGACGAAAAGCGCCCTGGAGAGGCTGAAGGTGGACCACAGGCTGGCGGTGGAGGAGTCGGGCAGCAGGCGCGAGGCGGAGTCGGCGGCTCGCTCGCGTGAGACGGGCGAGCTGAAGGCCCAGCTCCTGGCGAtgacagaggagaaggagaggctggaggattgTGTCCGGTCCAGCGTGGACCGCGCCGAGGAGCAGCAcctggtggagatggaggacgtCCTGGGCAAGCTCCACACGGCTGAACTGAAG GTCAGTGAGTTGAGCTCTGAGTTGGAGGGCAGACAGAGGGAGCTGGTCTCCTTGCAGCAGAGTCTCACCTCTGTTCAGCAGGACAAGAGCTCCCTGGAGAAGGAGCGTGGCACCCTG AAACAAAAGTTGGGAGAGAGCACAGACAATCAAACAAAATCAGCACAAACTATGCAAG atTTGATTGACAAACTCAGCAAGAAGGAAGAGCAGTGCACAGCAATCTCCACAGAATTGGAGAGTTTTAAGAGTCAGATCGCAG GTCTGGAGAGGAAGCTGAAGACCGGGGATGAGAAGTTGGACCAGCTAACAAAGGATAAGGCCAAACTAGAAAGTAACATCTCCGAAATGATGACGTCATCAGGGGACAGTTCTGCTCAGCTCACAAAAATGAACGAGGACCTCACCCAGAAGGAGAG GAGACTTGAGGACCTACAGACCCAGTTGGCCGAGGCGAAGGAAGGAGCAGCACATTCTGAGGAACAGCACAAGCAGGAAGCGGCTCGCAAGGAGCAGGAGCTGAAGGAAGCGAAAGGAGATCACCAGGGTCAGCTGAGCAGCCTGCAGGAGAAGATTGTTCACCTG gagAAGAGCGTGCATCAAGGCGAAGCTCTAGCTAAGCAGCTGAAAGCCTCGCAGGAGAAGGCCCTGTCCGAGGCGTCGGCGCTACACACCCAGGAGCTCCAGGTTCTGCAGGGTCAGGCAGAGAAGGTGACCCAGGAGCTGAAGTCCTCCACGGACAAAACCCTGGAGTTGGAGAAGCTAGTGTCGGATCTGCTGCCTTACAAGGAGAAGGCTCAG TGTCTTACTGCTGAGCTTGGCTCCTCCAAGCAGGAAGTTGAACAATTGTCCAAAGACCTGGAAAAGCAGAGACTAGCCCTGGAGCTCAAGTGTAAGGAAAGCGAGGAGGTTAAATCTCAGAAAGCTAGTCTTGAGAATCAGCTCCTAGATGTAAATGCGAGTCTAACCGCTTCTGAGGCTAGCCACAAGGAGCTCTCCTCAAAGAAGGAGGATCTGGTGAAGCAGAAGGACAAGCTTGCGAAAGAACTCGAGGATCTTTCCCACGACAACCAGCAACTGAAAGAAGCGAGCGTTTCGTCGTCCGGCGAGTTGGAGAAACTCCGGAGCGTCTGTCGGGAGGCACAGGCTGAAAGTAAAGCTCTGAAgcaggccgagagagagagccaaGCCCACGTCGAGGAGCTTCAAAGGACgaacaaggagaaggaggaggtgggtctGGCGCACCAGCAGCAGATCGAGCAGcttgaggagaagaggaagcagCTCACGAAGGAGTATGATGACACGTGCAAGGAGAGGAACAGGCTGCAGGACGAGCTGGCTCAAACCAGTCAGAAGTTGACGTCTGAAAGGGACAACCTCGTGTTGGAGCGGGACGCCGCCAGAAACTCCAAAAAGTCGCTCGATTCCAAGAATGCGGAGTTGCAAGCGAAGATTCAGTCGGTGAGCCTGGAGAAGGAAGACCTTTGCGCCAAGAACACGCTGATGCTCGCTCAGTTGGAGACGTTGAACAAAGGCAAAGAGGAGATGTCCTCTCGTATGGATGCCGTCGTTTCTGAAAAGGAGGCGCTTCGGGTATCGAATGCAGAGCTCCAGAATCAGCTTCACGTTTCCAAGAAGGACCTCGAGAATCACGTCCGGGATAACGACGAGCTTCGGGCTTCCAGAGAGAGCCTGGCGCAAATTCTTGAGGAGTTCAAGACGAGCAACGAGGTTACAGACTCCGAGAGGCTCCACCTCCTACAGGAAAAAGAGGCCCTGCTGGCCAATCAGAGAAAAGTCTGTTCCGAGAAGGAGGAGATTCTCAAGGATGGAGAAGAGCTGAGGGAGAAGCTACGATTGGCTGTAGAGGAACTGGCGACCTCCAAAGAGAAGGTCGAAGAGGCGTTGTCGTCGTCTGCGCAGGAGAAGCAAGCCCTTAGCCTCCAGAATGCAGAGACCGAGAAGGCTCTCCATTCTGTTCGGAAAGAGAAGATGGTTGTGGAATCCACGCTAGAGCAACAAAGAACAGAAAACCAGCGGTTGCTTCACGAGAAGGAAGAGATCAAAGAGAAGCACGCCAAGGAAGTTTCTGAAAAAGCGTCTCTAGCCGCCGAGAGAGACAAACTGGCCAGCGACATGCGTAACATGAAGGATCAGTTGGACGGCTCCTCCAAAGCCAACGCAGATCTCACACAGGCCAAATCCAACCTCGCCGTGACGCTGGAGGAGGTCAAACGCAAGAGGGAGGAGCTTGAGGCTGAGAGGACATCTTTGAAGAAGGAGAAGTCTGATTTAGAAGCTCAGATGTCCAATTACTGCTCTGAAAAGGAAGTGCTGGAGCAGGAGAAATCTCAGATGCAGGACAAAGTGCAGGATCTTACTCAACAAAACCAGCGTTTGGTGCATGAGAAAAAAGAGTTAGGAGAGAAGCACACTAAAGAGGTGTCAGAAAAAGAAACTTTAGCCGACGAGAGAGACAAATTAGCCAGTGACGTGCGTAACATGAAGGAACAGTTGAACAGCTCCTCCAAGGGCAACATAGAACTAACATTAGCCAAATCCAACCTTGCTGCGATGCtggaggaagtcaaacaaaagatGGAAGTCATTGAAGCTGAGGTGACGTCCTTGAAACGCGAAAAGTCTGATTTGCAAGCTCATTCCCAAAAGCTTTGCTCCGAAAAGGAGAGCGTTGAAAAGGAGTTGGTGCAAATGAAAACTAAATATCAGGACCTCACGGAGCAATCTCTCAGCAAAGATAAAACCGTAGACGAGAAATCAGCCGACCTTAAGAAGGCTCATCAGGAGGAAAGAAAAGCTTGGACTGGAGAAATTGACGCCTTAAAAGAACAACTTGGGCAAAAAGACCAGGAAAAGGGCAACttgacaaaagagagagaacagttaACGACCAAACTGGAAGAGATCAAGAGAGAGGCATCCACCTTGGTCCAGGAGAAAAAGGACCTCTTAGCAGCTCAGGGCAAACTAGAGCAGGACGTTTCAGCTCTCCGTAGCAGCCGAGAGAGTGGCGACGGGGAACGCAGAAGGCTTCTTGAAGAGGTGGAGAAGCTGCGGGCCGCCCAGACGGGGCTTGAGGCGAGCTCTCAGGCCCTTCGCACTGAGCGGGCTCTGATGGAGGCCCAGTGCAAGACTGCAGAGCAGGAGGCATCGTCTGCCGTCAAGGCAAGAGAAGAGGCCTCTGCTAGCCTGGCAGATTTGCGATGCCAGCTGGATGGTTTGCAcaaggagagagatgacagcGCCCAGAAAACAAGCCAGCTTGAAGCCCAACTCAGAAATGCTCTTTCCAAGCTGCTTGAG GCTGAACAGGCCACTGGGCAGACAGCAGAGACTCTGGAGCTGCTGGCCCAGGAGAAGAACCGTCTTCAGCAGGAGAAGAGCCAGGCCCAGACACAGGCGGAGGAGTTCAAGAGTGCAAAGCAGGAGATGCAGACTCAG GTGGAGTCCCTGAAGGAGCAGAATGCTAAATATCAAGACGAGCTCAAGCTGTCCAAGGAGAAACTCATATCAGACAACCAGCGAATCAGCAGCTTGTGCCAGGAAAT TGAGAATTTGAAGCAGGCGGCGTCGGAGAAGTCCCAGTCCCTGGACGCCCTACAGGAGGAGAAAAGCAAACTGGCCCAGCAGCTGGGCAGCAGCCGGGAGGCGGGCAGCGGTCAGAAGAAG TTGGAGGCCGACAATTCCAAGCTCAAGAATCAGATGCAGGGGCTGAAACAAAG CTTGCCCAATAATGCCTTCAG TGAAAATGCCTTGAAGAAAGAACTGGATAATGAGAAAGCCACCACCAAGCAGGCCTTTACTAAAAGCAGTGCCTTGATCTCCCAGAAGGACAAGGAGCTGGAGAACCTAAAGACAGAG CTCGTCACCTTGCGAGGCGAGAGCGCCTCAGCCAAGACCCTCCAGGCCACCGTCCAGACTCTGGAGAAGGACAAGGTTCGCCTGCAGGAGCGCATCCACAACCTGGAGAGGAGCCAATCAGGGGCCCAGGACACCGGCAGGTCCTCAG GTGATGCTGCTGTGGAccagaaggatgaggagatcgCGGACGGCCAG ATTGAGTTCCTGAACTCTGTCATCGTGGACCTTAAGAAGAGGAACGAGGAGCTCAAGGGCAAACTGGAGAAGATGGTCGAAGCTGCACTGAATGGGAACAACGCAAGCGAGCTGGACAACCACGATGG TTCCCACGACGGCTCCCCCAAGAAGAAGCTCCCCCCTCGGCTGTTCTGCGACATCTGCGACTGCTTCGATCTCCACGACACCGAGGACTGCCCCACCCAGATGCAGATGCCCGACTCCCCGCCTCACACCACTTACCACGGCAGCAAGGGCGACGAGAGGCCCTATTGCGACATCTGCGAGGCGTTCGGTCACTGGACGGACTCCTGCAACGACGACCAGACCTTCTGA